Proteins encoded together in one Kutzneria kofuensis window:
- a CDS encoding Lrp/AsnC family transcriptional regulator: protein MTSEVAVDAVDREILAVLLHDGRITYQELGRAVRLSANAVADRVRRLRRSGVLRGYRADLDFAALGRPLVLVSEVRLRDGVSGAEFERGLRGFPQIFSAAHVTGEYDYQLRMACVDTAEFEELIERLKREHGVRELRSRLVLRQIPLDPAGVLEIT from the coding sequence ATGACTTCGGAAGTCGCAGTGGACGCCGTCGACCGGGAGATCCTCGCCGTGCTCCTGCACGACGGCCGGATCACGTACCAGGAACTGGGCCGAGCCGTCCGGCTGAGCGCCAACGCCGTCGCCGACCGGGTACGACGGCTGCGACGGTCCGGGGTCCTGCGCGGTTACCGCGCGGACTTGGATTTCGCCGCGCTCGGGCGGCCGTTGGTGCTGGTCAGCGAGGTGCGGCTACGGGACGGCGTGTCCGGCGCCGAGTTCGAGCGGGGGCTGCGCGGGTTTCCGCAGATCTTCTCCGCCGCGCACGTCACCGGGGAGTACGACTACCAACTGCGGATGGCGTGCGTCGACACCGCCGAATTCGAGGAGTTGATCGAGCGGCTCAAGCGTGAGCACGGCGTCCGCGAGCTGCGAAGCCGGCTCGTGCTGCGGCAGATCCCGCTCGACCCGGCCGGTGTGTTGGAGATCACCTGA
- a CDS encoding GntR family transcriptional regulator codes for MIQLDTASPVPPYEQVKSQFARQIADRTLAVGTRLPTVRQLAAELGLAVNTVARAYRELEEAGLVQTRGRAGTFVSAAGEHSLQRAQQAARQFAAATADLGLSPDDLLHIVRAALTPTQPS; via the coding sequence GTGATCCAGCTCGACACCGCGTCACCCGTTCCGCCGTACGAGCAGGTCAAGTCCCAGTTCGCCCGCCAGATCGCCGACCGGACCCTCGCCGTCGGCACCCGCTTGCCGACCGTCCGCCAGCTCGCCGCCGAACTCGGCCTCGCCGTCAACACCGTCGCCCGCGCCTACCGCGAGCTCGAGGAAGCAGGCCTCGTCCAGACCCGCGGCCGTGCCGGCACCTTCGTCAGCGCCGCCGGCGAACACAGCCTCCAACGCGCCCAGCAGGCCGCCCGCCAGTTCGCCGCCGCCACCGCCGACCTCGGCCTCTCCCCCGACGACCTTCTCCACATCGTCCGCGCCGCCCTCACCCCCACCCAGCCCAGCTGA
- a CDS encoding class I SAM-dependent methyltransferase — MVVTAVEHWRQALGEWRIPQNILDRVAESPWVLPRQVFIRRADAQIANPIGATFHRASAALSEPGAVLDVGAAAGATSLPLAAAGRVTHLTAVDADSALLDACATRAAQIGVPFERMEGLWPDSAVKAPIADIVICGNVLYNVADLEPFVAALTDHARHLVAAEVAIRHPLTELNPLWRRFHGIARPDGPGVDDLVAALDELGIHPDVARWSRPPEAEYANFAELVDVARRRLCLPPDAAPEVDRALRDLGHSPDLVPDLGSSGRDLATLTWPGRAD, encoded by the coding sequence ATGGTCGTGACGGCGGTCGAGCACTGGCGACAGGCACTCGGTGAGTGGCGGATTCCGCAGAACATCCTCGATCGGGTGGCGGAGTCTCCGTGGGTGCTGCCCCGGCAGGTGTTCATCCGTCGCGCGGACGCCCAAATCGCGAATCCCATCGGCGCGACCTTCCACCGGGCATCGGCGGCGCTGTCCGAACCCGGCGCCGTCCTCGATGTCGGTGCTGCCGCCGGCGCGACCAGCCTGCCGCTTGCCGCCGCCGGCCGTGTCACCCACCTGACCGCCGTCGACGCCGATTCCGCGCTGCTCGACGCCTGTGCCACACGGGCCGCCCAGATCGGCGTGCCGTTCGAACGAATGGAAGGCCTGTGGCCCGACTCGGCCGTCAAGGCGCCGATCGCCGACATCGTCATTTGCGGCAATGTTCTCTACAACGTCGCCGACCTCGAACCGTTCGTCGCCGCACTCACCGACCACGCCCGTCACCTCGTCGCCGCCGAAGTCGCCATCCGGCACCCACTTACCGAGCTCAACCCCCTGTGGCGCCGCTTCCACGGCATCGCCCGCCCTGACGGCCCCGGTGTCGACGACCTCGTCGCCGCCCTCGACGAACTCGGCATCCACCCGGACGTCGCGCGTTGGAGCCGTCCTCCAGAGGCCGAGTACGCCAACTTCGCCGAACTAGTGGATGTCGCCCGCCGACGACTCTGCCTCCCGCCCGACGCCGCCCCCGAGGTCGACCGCGCGCTACGGGACCTAGGTCATTCCCCCGACCTCGTGCCTGACCTGGGCTCCTCCGGCCGCGACCTGGCCACCCTCACCTGGCCGGGCCGCGCCGACTAG
- a CDS encoding cytochrome P450, protein MTDLPQLPFARAGVLEPPPQLLELQAEGPIVRVRTQMGDEAWLVTRYDEVRDLFADPRLGRSHPNPEQAARVTNSVIMSGAIADDNEDANHAMMRAMLMPAFSPRRMRVMRPHIQQIVDTIIDGLLADGGPVDLHERLSVPLPVLVICALLGVPYEDRDDFRAWSDAVGDTADGARSAAGWENLGAYMKGLIHRKRTEPGDDLISDLVAEYGDQVGDDELALLGSGLLFAGHETTMVRIDIGTLLFLTNPGQREAFLQDEKLAASAIEEVLRRSMTGGGGLLRYAREDMDIAGTKVAAGDAVLLASSGANHDERVFADAVHFDIARTPNQHLTFGHGSRYCIGANLARLELQIVFDALLRRIPTLRLAVPVEELKLRINQLGGGIVAVPVTW, encoded by the coding sequence ATGACCGACTTGCCGCAGTTGCCGTTCGCGCGCGCCGGCGTGCTCGAACCGCCGCCGCAGCTGCTGGAGCTCCAGGCCGAAGGGCCGATCGTGCGTGTGCGCACGCAGATGGGCGACGAGGCGTGGCTGGTCACCCGCTACGACGAGGTCCGCGACCTGTTCGCCGACCCCCGACTCGGGCGTTCGCATCCGAATCCCGAGCAGGCCGCCCGCGTGACGAACTCCGTGATCATGAGCGGTGCGATAGCCGACGACAACGAGGACGCCAACCACGCCATGATGCGAGCGATGCTCATGCCGGCGTTCTCACCTCGGCGAATGCGAGTGATGCGGCCGCACATCCAGCAGATCGTCGACACGATCATCGACGGCTTGCTGGCCGACGGCGGCCCCGTCGACCTGCACGAGCGACTCTCCGTGCCGCTGCCGGTGCTGGTCATCTGCGCCCTGCTCGGCGTGCCGTACGAGGACCGCGACGACTTTCGGGCCTGGTCCGACGCGGTCGGCGACACCGCCGACGGCGCCCGCTCGGCCGCCGGGTGGGAAAACCTCGGTGCGTATATGAAGGGGCTCATCCACCGCAAGCGGACCGAACCCGGCGACGACCTGATCAGCGACCTGGTCGCCGAGTACGGCGACCAGGTCGGCGACGACGAACTGGCGCTGCTGGGCAGCGGGCTGCTTTTCGCCGGTCACGAGACCACGATGGTGCGGATCGACATCGGCACCCTGCTGTTTCTGACCAATCCCGGCCAGCGGGAGGCGTTTCTCCAGGACGAGAAGCTCGCCGCGTCCGCCATCGAGGAAGTCCTGCGCCGCAGCATGACCGGCGGTGGCGGCCTGCTCCGCTACGCCCGTGAGGACATGGACATCGCCGGCACCAAGGTCGCGGCCGGCGATGCGGTGCTGCTCGCCTCCAGCGGCGCCAACCACGACGAGCGCGTTTTCGCCGATGCCGTGCATTTCGACATCGCGCGTACGCCCAACCAGCACCTCACCTTCGGACACGGCTCCCGCTACTGCATCGGCGCGAACCTCGCCCGCCTCGAACTCCAGATCGTGTTCGACGCCCTGCTCCGCCGCATCCCCACCCTGCGGCTCGCAGTCCCCGTCGAGGAGCTCAAGCTGCGCATCAACCAGTTGGGCGGCGGAATCGTCGCCGTGCCGGTCACCTGGTGA
- a CDS encoding TetR/AcrR family transcriptional regulator, whose translation MTEQRSERLPRAQRREQILAAATTAFARAGFAATSLDDVAREAGISRMIVYRHFDSKRDLYQEALERVGDMIGASTKGEISLDSLRAIIATAAAEPDGFRLLFRHAAREPEFSADIDTMLRGMSAATYEQIASRISDPVWANWAATCIPVVLVEAIMAWLDAGQPDPESAPDRIAQVIRGVVGAAGRVNEVGTNAGQANGTDTSAGQVNAAAMGTGQSSGGTGTVD comes from the coding sequence GTGACGGAACAGCGCAGCGAACGACTGCCTCGAGCGCAGCGGCGGGAGCAGATCCTGGCCGCGGCGACCACGGCGTTCGCTCGGGCCGGGTTCGCCGCGACGAGCCTCGACGACGTCGCCCGTGAGGCCGGCATCAGCCGGATGATCGTGTACCGGCACTTCGACTCGAAGCGGGACCTCTACCAGGAAGCCCTGGAGCGGGTCGGCGACATGATCGGGGCGTCGACCAAGGGCGAGATCTCGCTCGACAGCCTGCGCGCGATCATCGCCACCGCCGCGGCCGAGCCGGACGGATTCCGCCTGCTGTTCCGCCACGCCGCCCGCGAGCCCGAGTTCAGCGCCGACATCGATACGATGCTGCGCGGCATGTCAGCCGCCACCTACGAGCAGATCGCGAGCCGAATCAGCGACCCGGTGTGGGCGAACTGGGCGGCCACCTGCATCCCGGTGGTGCTGGTGGAGGCGATCATGGCTTGGCTGGACGCCGGGCAGCCCGACCCGGAAAGCGCACCGGACCGGATCGCCCAGGTGATCCGCGGCGTGGTCGGAGCAGCCGGCCGCGTGAACGAGGTCGGCACGAATGCGGGCCAGGCGAATGGCACCGACACGAGTGCCGGCCAGGTGAACGCCGCCGCTATGGGGACTGGCCAGTCGAGCGGCGGCACGGGCACCGTCGATTAG
- a CDS encoding glycine--tRNA ligase has protein sequence MQDALLALQKYWTDRGCMVVQPFNTEVGAGTANPATALRVLGPEPWHVGYVEPSVRPDDARYGENPNRLQTHTQFQVILKPDPGNPQELYLGSLEVLGIDIHAHDIRFVEDNWASPALGAWGLGWEVWLDGLEITQFTYFQQAGGMTLDPVSVEITYGIERILMALQGVGHFKDIAYAPGISYGEVFGQSEYEMSRYYLDDADIQVNQRLFDEYATEARRMIDERLPVPAYVYVLKCSHAFNVLDARGAISTTERAKAFGQMRTLTRQAAQLWAERREEMGHPLGVVEPPAAAQLPAELPTVDAPATLLFEIGVEELPHAEVVRSAEAVREALTTKLAGTRLGHGDITVHATPRRLVLLVDDVQPREPDAERTVRGPRATAAFDADGNPTKAAQGFARGQGISPEELLRIDVDGVEHVGVVKTDVGRGAVEVLSELLGQIVAELRADKNMRWRDAGLSFTRPVRWLVALLGETVVPVAVSSLASSRYTRVHRTAEEPEVAVASADGYVDFLAGHDIVLEGAVRREQIVARATELAAEAGGTVDFEGEGALVDEVTNLVEQPNPILGSFAAEYLELPSQILTTVMRKHQRYLPVRGKDGQLLPHFVAVANGSCDADLVRAGYESVLRARYEDAAFFWRADQKKTPEQHKTGLAKLTFEERLGSVADRAERIAGVAADLADIVGLAAAERATLDRAGQLAKFDLATQMVIELSSLAGTMAREYALRAGEPAEVAQALAEMEQPRTAGGALPTSVPGALLALADRLDLLAGLFAIGATPTGSSDPFALRRATLGVVSILRAFPQLKAITLKQGLAAAAKRVTAQGVEVPESALADAHEFSVRRYEQQLLDAGHEHRLVQAVLPLADTPADADAALAELERLGDDADFAALAAALQRVRRIVPAGTEPGYDPSRLVEPAEIALHETVDKVAAQFGADTTGLAEFIGIASPLTGPVNAFFDDVLVMAEDPELRKARLGLLATINALADGVLDWRAL, from the coding sequence ATGCAGGACGCGTTGCTCGCGTTGCAGAAGTACTGGACCGACCGGGGCTGCATGGTCGTGCAGCCGTTCAACACCGAGGTCGGCGCCGGTACCGCCAACCCCGCCACCGCCCTGCGGGTGCTCGGCCCCGAGCCGTGGCACGTCGGCTACGTCGAGCCCAGCGTGCGGCCCGACGACGCCCGGTACGGCGAGAACCCGAACCGGCTGCAGACGCACACCCAGTTCCAGGTGATCCTCAAGCCGGACCCGGGCAACCCGCAGGAGCTCTACCTGGGCAGCCTGGAAGTGCTCGGCATCGACATCCACGCGCACGACATCCGGTTCGTCGAGGACAACTGGGCCTCGCCCGCGCTCGGCGCGTGGGGCCTGGGCTGGGAGGTCTGGCTGGACGGGCTGGAGATCACCCAGTTCACCTACTTCCAGCAGGCCGGCGGCATGACGCTGGACCCGGTGTCGGTGGAGATCACCTACGGCATCGAGCGCATCCTGATGGCGCTGCAGGGCGTCGGCCACTTCAAGGACATCGCGTACGCCCCGGGCATCTCCTACGGGGAGGTGTTCGGCCAGTCCGAGTACGAGATGAGCCGCTACTACCTGGACGACGCCGACATCCAGGTCAACCAGCGGCTGTTCGACGAGTACGCCACCGAGGCCCGCCGCATGATCGACGAGCGGCTGCCGGTGCCCGCGTACGTGTACGTGCTCAAGTGCAGCCACGCGTTCAACGTGCTGGACGCCCGTGGCGCGATCAGCACCACCGAGCGCGCCAAGGCCTTCGGGCAGATGCGCACCCTGACCAGGCAGGCCGCCCAGCTGTGGGCGGAACGCCGCGAGGAGATGGGTCACCCGCTCGGCGTCGTCGAGCCGCCCGCCGCCGCGCAGCTGCCGGCCGAGCTGCCGACCGTGGACGCCCCAGCGACGCTGCTGTTCGAGATCGGCGTCGAGGAGCTGCCGCACGCTGAGGTCGTGCGCAGCGCCGAGGCGGTCCGCGAGGCGCTGACCACCAAACTCGCCGGCACTCGACTTGGCCACGGCGACATCACCGTGCACGCCACCCCGCGCCGTCTCGTGCTGCTGGTTGACGACGTGCAGCCGCGTGAGCCCGACGCCGAGCGCACCGTCCGCGGTCCGCGTGCGACGGCGGCGTTCGACGCCGACGGCAACCCGACCAAGGCCGCGCAGGGGTTCGCCCGCGGTCAGGGTATCTCGCCCGAGGAGCTGCTGCGCATCGACGTGGACGGCGTCGAGCACGTCGGCGTCGTGAAGACCGACGTCGGCCGCGGTGCCGTCGAGGTGCTCAGTGAGCTGCTCGGCCAGATCGTCGCCGAGCTGCGTGCCGACAAGAACATGCGCTGGCGCGACGCCGGCCTGTCGTTCACGCGGCCGGTCCGCTGGCTGGTCGCCCTGCTCGGCGAGACCGTCGTGCCGGTCGCCGTGTCCTCGCTGGCCAGCAGCCGCTACACGCGCGTGCACCGGACGGCAGAGGAGCCTGAGGTCGCGGTCGCCTCGGCCGACGGATACGTCGACTTCCTCGCCGGCCACGACATCGTGCTCGAGGGTGCGGTCCGTCGCGAGCAGATCGTCGCCCGTGCGACGGAGTTGGCCGCCGAGGCCGGCGGCACCGTCGACTTCGAGGGCGAGGGCGCCCTGGTCGACGAGGTCACCAACCTGGTCGAGCAGCCGAACCCGATCCTCGGTTCGTTCGCCGCCGAATACCTCGAGCTGCCGAGCCAGATCCTGACCACGGTGATGCGCAAGCACCAGCGCTACCTGCCGGTTCGCGGCAAGGACGGCCAGCTGCTGCCGCATTTTGTCGCCGTCGCCAACGGCTCGTGCGACGCCGACCTGGTGCGCGCCGGCTACGAGTCGGTGCTGCGCGCCCGGTACGAGGACGCCGCGTTCTTCTGGCGTGCCGACCAGAAGAAGACGCCCGAGCAGCACAAGACCGGGCTGGCCAAGCTGACGTTCGAGGAGCGGCTCGGCTCGGTCGCCGACCGTGCCGAGCGCATCGCCGGCGTGGCTGCCGACTTGGCCGACATCGTCGGCCTCGCCGCCGCCGAGCGGGCCACCCTGGACCGTGCCGGTCAGCTGGCCAAGTTCGACCTGGCGACGCAGATGGTGATCGAGCTGTCCAGCCTCGCCGGCACCATGGCCCGTGAGTACGCGCTGCGGGCCGGCGAGCCCGCCGAGGTGGCGCAAGCGCTTGCGGAGATGGAGCAGCCGCGGACCGCCGGCGGCGCGCTGCCGACCAGCGTGCCCGGTGCGCTGCTCGCCCTGGCCGACCGGCTCGACCTGCTCGCCGGCCTGTTCGCCATCGGCGCCACCCCGACCGGCAGCTCCGACCCGTTCGCGCTGCGTCGCGCCACGCTCGGCGTCGTCAGCATCCTTCGGGCGTTCCCGCAGCTCAAGGCCATCACGTTGAAGCAGGGCCTGGCCGCCGCCGCGAAGCGGGTGACCGCGCAGGGCGTCGAGGTGCCCGAGTCGGCGCTCGCCGACGCCCACGAGTTCAGCGTTCGCCGGTACGAGCAGCAGTTGCTCGACGCCGGCCACGAGCACCGCCTCGTGCAGGCCGTGCTGCCGCTTGCCGACACCCCCGCCGATGCCGACGCCGCGCTGGCCGAGCTGGAGCGGCTCGGCGACGACGCCGACTTCGCCGCCCTGGCCGCCGCGCTGCAGCGGGTGCGGCGGATCGTGCCGGCCGGCACCGAGCCCGGCTACGACCCGTCGCGGCTCGTCGAGCCCGCCGAGATCGCCCTGCACGAGACCGTCGACAAGGTCGCCGCCCAATTCGGCGCCGACACCACCGGCCTCGCCGAGTTCATCGGCATCGCCTCGCCGCTGACCGGTCCCGTCAACGCCTTCTTCGACGACGTGCTCGTCATGGCCGAGGACCCCGAGCTCCGCAAGGCTCGCCTCGGCCTCCTGGCGACGATCAACGCCCTCGCCGACGGCGTCCTGGACTGGCGCGCCCTCTGA